One region of Permianibacter fluminis genomic DNA includes:
- a CDS encoding pirin family protein, with amino-acid sequence MTVMTIIHGRSRDIGFMVRRLLPAASRQAVGPFVFLDHMGPATFPAGSTEGDVRPHPHIGLATVTYLCSGAFDHRDSLGNLQRIEPGAVNVMSAGHGVAHSERIPADIRAAAHPVEGIQMWLALPRAQEQGEPGFVHYPQAVLPLISQNGSRLRVLIGTVNEQHSPVQVPSPTLFADLQFLAAAHVHLAAEYQERALYVAQGSVRVAGTVISAGELAVLPEYADFTVSSDAAARCLLLGGAPLDGPRFLWWNFVASDKALIETAKAQWQARTFAQVPGEQEFIPLPER; translated from the coding sequence ATGACTGTAATGACAATTATTCACGGTCGTTCCCGCGATATCGGTTTCATGGTCCGGCGTCTGCTGCCGGCAGCCAGTCGGCAGGCGGTGGGGCCGTTTGTGTTTCTCGATCACATGGGCCCGGCGACTTTCCCGGCCGGCAGCACCGAAGGCGATGTCCGGCCGCATCCGCATATCGGCTTGGCGACCGTGACCTATCTGTGCAGCGGCGCGTTTGACCATCGCGATTCGCTGGGCAATCTGCAGCGCATCGAGCCGGGCGCGGTCAATGTCATGAGCGCAGGTCACGGTGTCGCGCATTCTGAACGCATTCCCGCCGACATTCGCGCGGCGGCGCACCCGGTCGAAGGCATTCAGATGTGGCTGGCGTTGCCGCGCGCGCAAGAACAGGGTGAGCCGGGTTTTGTTCATTATCCGCAAGCCGTGTTGCCATTGATTAGCCAAAATGGGTCGCGGCTGCGCGTGTTGATTGGCACCGTCAACGAGCAGCATTCGCCGGTGCAGGTGCCATCACCAACGTTGTTTGCCGATCTGCAATTCCTCGCGGCAGCTCATGTTCATCTCGCGGCCGAGTATCAGGAGCGGGCATTGTATGTGGCGCAGGGCAGTGTACGCGTCGCCGGCACCGTGATCAGCGCCGGCGAACTGGCTGTGTTGCCGGAGTACGCGGATTTCACCGTCAGCAGCGACGCGGCTGCCCGCTGTCTGTTGCTGGGCGGCGCACCACTCGATGGCCCGCGCTTTCTCTGGTGGAATTTTGTCGCCTCCGACAAAGCGCTGATCGAGACCGCGAAAGCGCAGTGGCAGGCGCGCACGTTTGCCCAGGTACCGGGCGAGCAGGAATTCATTCCGTTGCCGGAGCGCTGA
- a CDS encoding dihydrofolate reductase family protein translates to MAAPVTLFIAMSLDGFIAGPNDEIDWLFTDQDYGFTPFFDSVDTLIMGRRSYDLSCSFDEWPYPGKRTIVWTREAGKRWDPRVRFATAAPELLIAEAHARGSRGIWLLGGGQLVRAALAAQQIDEIRLAIHPVILGAGIPLFPPGTARTSLQLLQSTAYDSGLLIAHYRVVRPLVAESAH, encoded by the coding sequence ATGGCCGCACCCGTGACGCTGTTCATCGCCATGAGTCTCGATGGTTTTATCGCCGGCCCCAATGACGAAATCGATTGGCTGTTCACCGATCAGGATTACGGCTTCACGCCGTTTTTTGATTCCGTTGATACCCTGATCATGGGCCGGCGCAGCTACGACTTGTCCTGTTCCTTTGATGAATGGCCTTACCCCGGCAAACGCACCATAGTCTGGACGCGCGAAGCCGGCAAACGCTGGGACCCGCGCGTGCGTTTCGCGACGGCTGCACCGGAGTTGCTGATCGCCGAGGCGCATGCTCGCGGCAGCCGTGGCATCTGGCTACTCGGCGGCGGCCAACTGGTGCGGGCGGCGTTGGCCGCACAGCAGATTGACGAAATACGGCTGGCGATTCATCCGGTGATACTCGGCGCCGGCATTCCGCTGTTTCCGCCCGGCACCGCTCGCACCTCGCTGCAACTGCTGCAGAGCACCGCTTATGATTCCGGTCTGTTGATTGCGCATTACCGGGTAGTTCGTCCGCTCGTGGCAGAATCCGCGCACTAG
- a CDS encoding zinc ribbon domain-containing protein YjdM yields MSQLPQCPKCHSEFTYEDGAMLICPECAHEWPKQAAAEAAEEKKVVRDAVGNVLNDGDTVTVIKDLKVKGSSLVVKVGSKAKNIRLVDGDHDIDCKIDGIGAMQLKSEFVKKA; encoded by the coding sequence ATGAGCCAATTGCCACAGTGTCCGAAATGCCATTCCGAATTTACCTATGAAGACGGCGCCATGCTGATCTGCCCGGAATGCGCCCACGAATGGCCAAAGCAGGCCGCTGCCGAAGCCGCTGAAGAAAAGAAAGTGGTACGCGACGCAGTGGGCAATGTCTTGAACGACGGCGACACCGTTACCGTGATCAAGGACCTGAAAGTGAAAGGGTCGTCACTGGTGGTGAAGGTGGGCAGCAAGGCCAAGAACATCCGGCTGGTCGATGGCGATCACGATATCGATTGCAAAATCGACGGCATCGGCGCGATGCAGTTGAAATCCGAGTTTGTCAAAAAGGCCTGA
- a CDS encoding class 1 fructose-bisphosphatase: MRRITLSRYLIEQQREKGSLPGDLRLLIEVVARACKTISVAIGKGELAGVLGGAGSDNVQGEAQKKLDVLSNDILLEANEWGGHLAAMASEEMDDPHPIPNRYPKGEYLLVFDPLDGSSNIDVNLSVGTIFSVLRCAEGMEPTEQAFLQPGTKQVAAGYAVYGPSTILVLTTGDGVDCFTLDREQGSFVLTQPKMSIPEDTKEFAINMSNQRFWEPPMQRYVNDLLLGKEGPRGKDFNMRWVASMVADVHRILTRGGIFMYPLDSKMKDKGGKLRLMYEANPMAFIVEQAGGAATTARQRIMDVQPSSLHQRVPVVLGSKNEVAMVTKYHQS; this comes from the coding sequence ATGCGCCGCATCACCCTGTCCCGTTACCTGATTGAGCAACAACGCGAGAAAGGCTCGCTGCCCGGCGATCTGCGGCTGCTGATCGAAGTGGTCGCCCGTGCCTGCAAGACCATCAGTGTCGCCATTGGCAAAGGCGAGTTGGCCGGCGTGCTCGGCGGCGCCGGCAGCGACAACGTGCAAGGCGAAGCGCAGAAGAAACTCGATGTGCTATCGAACGACATTCTGCTGGAAGCCAACGAATGGGGTGGCCACTTGGCAGCGATGGCGTCGGAAGAAATGGATGACCCGCATCCGATCCCGAACCGCTATCCGAAAGGCGAATACCTGCTGGTGTTCGATCCGCTCGACGGCTCGTCCAATATCGACGTGAACCTGTCGGTCGGCACCATTTTCTCGGTGCTGCGCTGCGCCGAGGGCATGGAACCAACCGAGCAGGCCTTTCTGCAACCGGGCACCAAACAGGTCGCGGCCGGTTACGCCGTTTATGGCCCGTCAACCATTCTGGTGCTGACCACCGGCGATGGCGTCGATTGCTTCACGCTGGACCGCGAGCAAGGTTCGTTTGTGCTGACCCAACCCAAAATGTCGATTCCGGAAGACACCAAAGAGTTCGCCATCAACATGTCGAACCAACGGTTCTGGGAGCCACCGATGCAGCGCTATGTCAACGATCTGCTGCTCGGCAAAGAAGGCCCTCGCGGCAAAGACTTCAACATGCGCTGGGTCGCGTCAATGGTCGCCGATGTGCACCGCATCCTGACCCGCGGCGGCATTTTCATGTACCCGCTCGACAGCAAAATGAAAGACAAGGGCGGCAAACTGCGCCTGATGTATGAAGCCAATCCGATGGCCTTCATCGTCGAGCAGGCCGGCGGCGCCGCGACGACCGCGCGGCAACGAATTATGGACGTGCAACCGAGCAGCCTGCATCAGCGCGTACCGGTGGTGTTGGGGTCGAAGAATGAAGTGGCGATGGTGACGAAATATCACCAATCCTGA
- a CDS encoding GAF domain-containing protein — MFPTAAALTVDSIRDCLEGFIPSAIATCAADGTPNVTYVSQVDYVDREHVALSFQFFNKTRENILANPYATVYVINPMTGQAYSLSLHYLRTEHSGRLFERMKVKLAGIAAHSGMTGIFKLQGADIYQVQAIEKVPVAALPPMPPRALLTALRHGCEQLQQCNDVACLLDETLALLACGFGIEQSMILLVDEVGKRLYTVASHGYAAAGIGWEIPVGEGLIGLAAAHHIPVRIAFKTSEYAYGQAIRQNLTEAGRGNELAAEIPFPGLPASESQMAIPILSGTQLLGVLFVESEQPCRFSYDDEDALVTLTRQLGMLLQQILQAGCDETDPASIPNAAELATASKATGAENSAATPGVPVVLQHYPENDIIFLDDNYLIKGVAGAILWKLVSCHQSSGRDEFSNRELRLDPAIGLPELSDNLEARLILLARRLAERCDYLAIEKTGRGRFRLRVDRPLQLRSGH, encoded by the coding sequence ATGTTTCCGACCGCCGCCGCACTGACCGTCGACAGCATTCGCGATTGTCTGGAAGGTTTTATTCCCAGCGCCATTGCCACCTGCGCCGCCGATGGCACACCCAATGTCACCTATGTGTCGCAAGTCGATTACGTTGACCGCGAGCATGTCGCGTTGTCGTTCCAGTTTTTCAACAAGACCCGGGAAAACATTCTCGCCAATCCGTACGCCACCGTGTACGTGATCAACCCGATGACCGGTCAGGCCTATAGCCTCTCCTTGCATTATCTGCGCACCGAACACAGTGGCCGGTTGTTCGAGCGGATGAAAGTCAAACTGGCTGGTATCGCGGCCCACTCCGGCATGACCGGCATTTTCAAACTGCAGGGCGCCGACATTTATCAGGTGCAAGCCATCGAGAAAGTGCCGGTTGCTGCGCTGCCACCGATGCCGCCGCGAGCGCTGCTGACAGCGCTGCGCCATGGCTGCGAGCAATTACAACAGTGTAATGATGTAGCGTGTTTGCTCGATGAAACGCTGGCGCTGCTGGCCTGCGGTTTCGGCATTGAGCAAAGCATGATTCTGCTGGTCGATGAAGTCGGCAAGCGCTTGTATACCGTGGCCAGTCACGGCTACGCGGCGGCCGGCATCGGTTGGGAAATTCCGGTCGGTGAAGGGCTGATTGGTTTGGCCGCGGCGCATCACATTCCGGTGCGGATTGCCTTCAAGACCAGCGAGTACGCTTACGGTCAGGCCATTCGGCAAAACCTCACCGAAGCCGGTCGTGGTAACGAACTGGCGGCCGAAATTCCGTTTCCCGGTTTGCCGGCATCAGAAAGCCAGATGGCGATTCCGATTCTGTCCGGCACGCAATTGCTCGGCGTGTTGTTTGTCGAAAGTGAGCAGCCGTGTCGCTTCAGCTATGACGATGAAGATGCCCTGGTCACGCTGACCCGGCAACTCGGCATGTTGCTGCAACAGATTTTGCAAGCCGGTTGTGACGAAACCGATCCGGCGTCGATACCGAATGCGGCCGAGCTGGCCACGGCCAGCAAAGCCACCGGTGCAGAGAACAGTGCTGCGACGCCGGGCGTGCCGGTAGTGTTGCAGCACTACCCGGAAAACGACATCATCTTTCTTGATGACAACTACCTCATCAAGGGCGTCGCCGGGGCGATTCTGTGGAAGCTGGTCAGCTGCCATCAAAGCAGTGGCCGCGACGAATTCAGCAACCGCGAATTGCGGCTGGATCCTGCGATTGGCTTGCCGGAGTTGTCGGACAATCTGGAAGCGCGGCTGATTTTGCTGGCGCGCCGGCTCGCGGAGCGCTGCGATTATCTGGCGATAGAAAAAACCGGCCGTGGCCGGTTCCGCCTGCGTGTTGATCGGCCGCTGCAGCTGCGCTCGGGTCATTGA
- a CDS encoding hemerythrin domain-containing protein, which produces MTFPKTETLPKTDARRSDVANTAVRYNIYGLVHKGLRAQMAQTLVVAGRTDWSDRDDANSALAEIRALAQSCRSHLQHENHFIHPAMEARQPGSANAAALDHHEHEQAIAGLLADCDRVERSALTERTPVAATLYSRLALFIAENFEHMAMEEVDHNAVLWRHYNDGEIHAIEQALVASIEPEKAMGSLRWMMTAATPTERAEKLRGMQQHAPAPVFMGVLTMLQPALRASDWRKLQIALQLPTVDERDPAELDAVSNQQRSARQQQQSASVAA; this is translated from the coding sequence ATGACTTTCCCGAAAACCGAAACTTTGCCGAAAACAGACGCGCGCCGCAGCGACGTTGCGAACACCGCCGTCCGCTACAACATCTACGGTCTGGTCCACAAAGGTCTGCGGGCCCAGATGGCACAGACCCTGGTGGTGGCCGGCCGCACCGATTGGAGCGATCGCGATGATGCCAATTCGGCGCTCGCCGAAATCCGCGCGCTGGCGCAATCCTGCCGCAGCCATCTGCAGCACGAAAACCATTTCATTCATCCGGCCATGGAAGCGCGCCAACCCGGCTCCGCCAACGCCGCCGCGCTCGATCATCACGAACACGAACAGGCCATCGCCGGTCTGCTGGCCGATTGCGATCGGGTCGAGCGCAGCGCATTGACTGAACGGACCCCGGTCGCGGCAACGCTGTACAGCCGGCTAGCACTGTTCATTGCGGAAAACTTCGAGCATATGGCGATGGAAGAAGTGGATCACAATGCCGTGCTCTGGCGTCACTATAACGATGGCGAGATCCACGCCATCGAACAGGCACTGGTCGCCTCGATTGAGCCGGAAAAAGCCATGGGCTCCCTGCGCTGGATGATGACGGCGGCAACGCCGACCGAGCGCGCCGAAAAACTGCGCGGTATGCAACAACACGCGCCGGCCCCGGTGTTCATGGGCGTGCTGACCATGCTGCAACCGGCGCTGCGTGCCAGCGATTGGCGCAAGCTGCAGATCGCGTTGCAATTGCCGACCGTTGACGAACGCGATCCGGCTGAACTGGATGCGGTCAGCAACCAGCAACGCTCCGCACGGCAGCAGCAGCAAAGCGCCAGCGTGGCTGCCTGA
- a CDS encoding diguanylate cyclase domain-containing protein has protein sequence MQNRPAAPMARQPSAASEKWDYLAIAAGLLAGLLALVLGSYLVWLEVQRGREEQRGTVLAEAGAVRSKLESELNSSLYLGWGIVAFVSANPDFTLSQFDKVAATLLRLRPNIRNLALAPDNVIRYVYPLAGNERALGLRYLDTPGQRESIERLMRDWKPILNGPIELAQGGLGLINRIPVLLSQPDGTIKYWGLVSVALDTRPIFASAGLDKEGQVEFALRGRDGLGANGDVFLGAASLFEQADAELLDVSLPGGNWQLAARPRAGWTGTRSATQIFAMYTLSSLLSLAMGVMVGMLIADRKKIQRLARHDPLTGAANRLRFDERAFEIMALARRSQRKFVLLNLDLNGFKRINDDFGHAAGDALLVHVARQLQECLRETDFMARIGGDEFLVLLPDTEPGSSLNAVVDRVHRAVSRPLLFGVESLSVGVSIGIASYPENGSSIDELMSAADHAMYASKGNGLSASV, from the coding sequence GTGCAGAACAGACCCGCTGCGCCCATGGCGCGGCAACCCAGCGCGGCCAGCGAGAAATGGGATTATCTGGCGATTGCGGCCGGCCTGTTGGCCGGGCTGCTGGCCTTGGTGCTCGGCAGCTATCTGGTCTGGCTGGAAGTGCAACGTGGCCGCGAGGAGCAACGTGGCACCGTGTTGGCGGAGGCGGGTGCGGTCCGCTCGAAGCTGGAGTCGGAGCTGAACAGCTCGCTGTACCTCGGTTGGGGCATCGTGGCTTTTGTTTCGGCCAATCCGGATTTCACGCTGAGCCAATTCGACAAGGTCGCTGCCACCCTGCTGCGGTTGCGGCCGAACATCCGCAATCTGGCGCTGGCGCCGGACAATGTCATCCGTTACGTCTACCCCTTGGCCGGCAATGAACGCGCGCTCGGTTTGCGTTATCTCGACACGCCCGGCCAGCGTGAATCGATCGAGCGGCTGATGCGTGACTGGAAGCCTATCCTCAACGGCCCCATCGAGCTGGCGCAAGGCGGGCTCGGTTTGATCAACCGCATTCCGGTGTTGCTGAGTCAGCCTGATGGCACCATCAAATACTGGGGGCTGGTGTCGGTGGCGCTGGACACCCGGCCGATTTTTGCCAGCGCCGGACTCGACAAGGAAGGCCAGGTCGAATTTGCCCTGCGCGGTCGCGATGGCCTCGGCGCCAACGGAGATGTGTTTTTGGGTGCGGCCAGCTTGTTCGAGCAGGCCGATGCCGAGCTGCTGGATGTGTCACTGCCGGGCGGCAATTGGCAACTGGCAGCGCGACCCCGCGCAGGCTGGACCGGAACCCGCAGTGCCACGCAGATTTTTGCGATGTATACGCTCAGCAGTTTGCTGTCGCTGGCGATGGGCGTGATGGTTGGCATGCTGATCGCAGACCGGAAAAAAATTCAGCGGCTGGCCCGCCACGATCCGCTGACCGGTGCCGCCAACCGGCTGCGCTTTGACGAGCGGGCATTTGAAATCATGGCACTGGCGCGGCGTAGTCAGCGCAAGTTTGTGTTGCTCAATCTGGATCTGAATGGCTTCAAGCGCATCAACGACGATTTCGGTCACGCAGCGGGCGATGCCTTGTTGGTGCACGTGGCCAGACAATTACAGGAATGCCTGCGTGAAACCGATTTCATGGCACGTATCGGTGGCGATGAGTTTCTGGTGTTGCTCCCGGATACTGAACCGGGCAGTTCGCTCAATGCCGTGGTGGATCGGGTGCACCGGGCGGTGTCGCGGCCGCTGCTGTTTGGTGTTGAGAGCCTCAGCGTCGGAGTCAGTATCGGTATCGCCAGCTATCCGGAAAACGGCAGCAGCATCGATGAGCTGATGAGCGCGGCCGATCACGCGATGTATGCCAGCAAAGGCAATGGTCTCAGCGCATCTGTGTGA
- a CDS encoding ABC transporter ATP-binding protein yields the protein MLRVQLEKRIGPREQQRSLSVAFELAAGDVLALSGPSGVGKTTLLRLLAGLEQPDRGLIHFADQCWLDTPHQRRVNTVHRRIGFVFQDYALFPHMTVSEQLRFAQRQPDLKRTQEWLDRLELGAHRDQLPRQLSGGQRQRLALARALIGEPQLLLLDEPLSALDADLRQDLQQMLARIFREQKITTVLVSHDPGEIFQLAQRLLLLSETAASQLGTPTELLLGALTPGRCTLHATVLALQASDVMVTAVLGIGADRITTLITPAEAAALRIGQTVQVQLNGTSATLRHPS from the coding sequence ATGCTGCGCGTGCAACTGGAAAAACGCATCGGCCCGCGCGAACAGCAGCGGTCGCTGAGCGTTGCGTTTGAGCTGGCTGCCGGCGACGTGCTGGCACTGTCAGGTCCATCAGGCGTTGGCAAGACCACGCTGCTGCGTCTGCTCGCGGGTCTGGAACAACCGGATCGGGGCCTGATCCATTTTGCCGACCAATGCTGGCTCGATACCCCCCATCAGCGCCGCGTGAACACCGTACACCGCCGCATCGGTTTTGTCTTTCAAGACTATGCGCTGTTCCCACATATGACCGTCAGCGAACAGTTGCGTTTTGCCCAGCGCCAACCAGATCTGAAACGCACACAAGAGTGGCTGGATCGGCTTGAGCTAGGCGCGCACCGCGATCAGCTGCCCCGACAATTGTCGGGGGGTCAGCGCCAGCGACTGGCACTGGCACGAGCGCTGATTGGCGAGCCGCAATTGCTGTTGCTGGATGAACCGCTGTCAGCGCTGGACGCCGACTTGCGGCAGGACTTGCAGCAGATGCTGGCGCGGATTTTTCGCGAACAGAAGATCACCACGGTGCTGGTCAGTCACGATCCGGGGGAAATTTTTCAATTGGCGCAGCGCTTGCTGCTGCTGAGTGAAACGGCAGCATCGCAGCTCGGCACGCCGACTGAATTGCTGCTCGGCGCGCTGACGCCGGGCCGCTGCACGCTGCACGCCACGGTGCTGGCGCTGCAGGCCAGCGACGTGATGGTGACGGCGGTGCTCGGCATCGGCGCGGATCGCATCACCACCCTGATCACGCCGGCAGAGGCAGCCGCGCTGCGCATCGGCCAAACCGTACAGGTGCAGCTCAATGGCACCAGCGCGACCTTGCGTCACCCGTCGTGA
- the modB gene encoding molybdate ABC transporter permease subunit, which yields MNWHPFWLTAQLATLTTSLLLLLCVPLAGWLAFDPPGQVRRRKWLVEVLCNLPLVLPPTVLGFYLLLAFSPASWFGSWLQETLSLRLAFSFSGLVIGSCLFSLPFMLQPLLGSFRQVPWSQIEAARCCGKTDRTTLWRVVLPQCRPALLSGIVLSFAHTVGEFGVVLMLGGNIPGQTRVVSIALYQEVEALNYAAAHRYALLLVLFAFVVLLGIRWLQQQQERC from the coding sequence ATGAACTGGCATCCGTTCTGGTTGACGGCGCAACTGGCGACGCTGACCACCAGCCTGTTGCTGCTGCTGTGCGTGCCACTGGCCGGCTGGCTGGCATTCGATCCGCCCGGTCAGGTGCGGCGACGCAAATGGCTGGTCGAAGTGTTGTGCAATTTGCCACTGGTGTTACCGCCCACCGTACTCGGATTTTACCTGTTGCTGGCATTCAGCCCGGCCTCCTGGTTCGGAAGCTGGCTGCAGGAAACCCTTTCGCTACGGTTGGCGTTCAGTTTTTCGGGTTTGGTCATCGGCTCCTGCCTGTTCAGCTTGCCGTTCATGCTGCAACCCTTGCTCGGCAGTTTCCGGCAAGTGCCTTGGTCGCAAATCGAAGCGGCGCGCTGCTGCGGCAAAACCGACCGCACCACGCTGTGGCGGGTGGTGCTGCCGCAGTGCCGGCCGGCGCTGCTGTCCGGCATCGTGCTGAGCTTTGCCCATACGGTGGGCGAGTTCGGTGTGGTGCTGATGCTGGGTGGCAACATTCCCGGCCAGACCCGGGTAGTGTCGATCGCGCTGTATCAGGAAGTAGAGGCGCTGAATTACGCCGCTGCCCACCGATACGCCCTGCTGCTGGTGCTGTTTGCCTTTGTCGTACTGCTTGGCATCCGTTGGCTACAGCAACAGCAGGAACGCTGCTGA
- a CDS encoding TOBE domain-containing protein, translating to MNELPGQLLALEQEHGVLLADVAVDGAPFTALLLHAGAQPQWPLGAAVRLSFKETEIALAKNLRGELSFRNRHPATVTGIGHGKLLTAVQLQFGPHALTSVITSGSARRLQLQVGDQVEWLVKANEMQIELLATTSP from the coding sequence ATGAACGAATTACCCGGCCAGCTGCTGGCGCTGGAGCAGGAACATGGCGTGCTGCTGGCCGATGTCGCGGTCGATGGCGCGCCGTTCACGGCGCTGCTGCTGCATGCCGGCGCCCAACCACAGTGGCCACTCGGCGCAGCGGTTCGACTCAGCTTCAAGGAAACCGAAATCGCGTTGGCAAAAAACCTGCGTGGTGAATTGTCCTTTCGCAATCGCCATCCGGCGACGGTCACCGGTATCGGCCACGGCAAATTGCTGACCGCGGTGCAACTGCAGTTTGGCCCGCATGCACTGACCAGCGTGATCACCAGCGGCTCAGCGCGCCGGCTGCAATTGCAGGTAGGTGATCAGGTGGAGTGGTTGGTCAAAGCCAACGAAATGCAGATCGAACTGCTGGCGACGACGAGCCCATGA
- the modA gene encoding molybdate ABC transporter substrate-binding protein has product MSRFTGHLLTRGSRAALFGALLLISALPFGRASAGTDDSLSVAVAANLQGAFTELASAFEKETGIVARGSFGATGKLSTQIRQGAPFHLLLAADSDYPKALHSDGFALLPPRPYAIGTLIVWTTRELPIDDWQALLRSERVQHIAIANPDTAPYGREAARALQHFQLLRDVQTKLVYGESIGQTSQFIVSGAADIGFTAKSVVIAQGDAVPGQWREVAADSYAPIVQSAVLLRYAEGHERARAERFYAFLFSPTARAIFQRYGYLLP; this is encoded by the coding sequence ATGTCGAGGTTCACTGGCCATCTGCTCACACGCGGCAGCCGCGCTGCGCTATTCGGCGCGTTGTTGCTGATCAGCGCCCTGCCGTTCGGCCGGGCCAGCGCCGGCACGGACGACTCGCTGTCCGTTGCCGTTGCCGCCAACCTGCAGGGCGCGTTCACCGAGTTGGCCAGTGCCTTCGAAAAGGAGACCGGCATTGTCGCCCGAGGCAGCTTCGGTGCCACCGGCAAACTGAGCACCCAGATTCGCCAGGGTGCGCCCTTTCATCTGCTGCTGGCCGCCGACAGCGATTACCCCAAAGCGCTGCACAGCGACGGTTTTGCCTTGCTGCCGCCGCGCCCTTACGCCATCGGCACTCTGATCGTCTGGACCACTCGCGAGCTGCCAATCGACGACTGGCAGGCGCTGCTGCGGAGCGAGCGTGTCCAGCATATCGCAATCGCCAATCCGGACACCGCGCCCTATGGTCGCGAAGCAGCGCGGGCGCTGCAGCACTTCCAATTGCTGCGCGACGTGCAAACCAAACTGGTCTATGGCGAAAGCATCGGCCAGACCAGCCAGTTCATCGTCAGCGGTGCGGCCGATATCGGCTTCACCGCCAAATCGGTGGTGATCGCCCAAGGCGATGCGGTGCCCGGACAATGGCGCGAAGTCGCCGCCGACAGCTACGCGCCGATCGTCCAGTCGGCCGTGCTGCTGCGCTATGCCGAGGGCCATGAGCGCGCCCGCGCCGAACGCTTTTACGCGTTTTTGTTCAGCCCGACGGCGCGCGCCATTTTTCAGCGCTACGGCTATTTGTTGCCATAA
- the msrA gene encoding peptide-methionine (S)-S-oxide reductase MsrA has product MSEACAIPGQGLRVAPNAVPLPESAPPPAGATAELILAGGCFWCTEAVFAALKGVHSVESGYVGGSAESADYRRVCNGDTGHAEAIRIQFDGQQISAGELLKIFFAVAHDPTQKDRQGHDRGTQYRSAVFVHDAAEREFVERYIRQLDQAGIFTGPIATTVEPLTTFYRAEAYHQQYAARNPWQPYIQAVAVPKMEKLQHYFAAAIKADAESE; this is encoded by the coding sequence ATGTCTGAAGCTTGTGCAATACCCGGCCAAGGCTTGCGCGTTGCCCCCAATGCGGTACCGCTGCCGGAAAGCGCGCCGCCACCTGCCGGAGCGACAGCCGAACTGATTCTCGCCGGCGGCTGCTTCTGGTGTACCGAGGCGGTGTTTGCCGCGCTCAAGGGCGTGCACAGCGTCGAGTCCGGTTACGTCGGTGGCAGTGCCGAGTCGGCCGATTATCGCCGGGTGTGCAATGGCGATACCGGCCATGCCGAGGCCATACGGATTCAGTTCGATGGCCAGCAGATCAGTGCCGGCGAGTTGCTGAAAATCTTCTTTGCCGTGGCCCACGACCCGACCCAGAAAGATCGGCAAGGCCATGATCGCGGCACGCAGTATCGTTCGGCTGTGTTCGTCCACGATGCGGCCGAGCGCGAATTTGTTGAACGCTATATCCGACAACTGGATCAGGCCGGAATTTTCACCGGTCCGATCGCCACCACGGTGGAGCCGTTGACGACGTTCTATCGCGCCGAGGCGTATCACCAGCAATATGCAGCGCGCAATCCCTGGCAACCGTATATCCAGGCCGTCGCGGTGCCGAAGATGGAAAAATTGCAGCACTATTTTGCCGCCGCGATCAAAGCCGATGCTGAATCCGAATGA
- the msrB gene encoding peptide-methionine (R)-S-oxide reductase MsrB has translation MKPIALPDGPAPVRSASGYQLQGLSGEQRNQLAAALSADERRVLLDHGTERPFCGTLLDNKQAGSYCCRLCGLPLFSSQAKFDSGTGWPSFFAPFDPHHIRYIRDTSHGMIRIEIRCQRCDSHLGHVFPDGPKETGWRYCLNSIAMHFRAEGEPLTDAAELPQI, from the coding sequence ATGAAACCCATCGCCTTGCCCGATGGCCCGGCGCCCGTCCGCTCCGCCAGTGGCTACCAGTTACAAGGGCTAAGCGGCGAACAGCGTAACCAGCTGGCGGCCGCACTCAGTGCGGATGAGCGTCGGGTGTTGTTGGATCATGGCACCGAGCGGCCGTTTTGCGGCACCCTGCTCGATAACAAGCAGGCCGGCAGTTATTGCTGTCGGCTGTGCGGTTTGCCGCTGTTCTCGTCGCAGGCAAAATTTGATTCCGGCACCGGCTGGCCCAGTTTTTTTGCCCCGTTTGATCCGCACCATATTCGCTATATTCGCGACACCAGCCACGGCATGATCCGCATTGAAATCCGTTGCCAGCGCTGCGACAGTCATCTCGGTCATGTTTTTCCGGATGGGCCGAAGGAAACGGGCTGGCGCTATTGCTTGAATTCGATCGCGATGCACTTCCGGGCCGAGGGCGAGCCATTGACGGATGCGGCGGAATTGCCGCAGATCTGA